TTCTGCTGGTCTATTTGATTAAAAATGACCCCCTTGCGAATCCATTTGATGCTGAGCAAATCTTGGTACAAAGTCCGGGTATGTCTCAGTGGCTAAAAATGGCGTTGGCTGCTGAGCTTGGGGTGGCCGCTAATATTGATTTTCCACTGCCTGCGACCTTTATCTGGGAAATGTTTACCCGCATTTTGCCCGATGTACCCAAACGCAGTGCGTTTAACAAAGAAGCAATGACGTGGAAATTGATGGAGCGGTTACCCGCGCTACTGCCCCGTGACGAGTTCGCGCCGCTGCGCCGTTATCTAGAGCAAGATGATGATCAATCTAAGTGCTACCAGTTGGCGGAGAAAATCGCCGATATTTTCGATGGTTATTTGGTGTATCGCCCAGATTGGATTGCAACGTGGGAAGCGGGCGAAGAAGTCGCTGAACTGGAAGGGGAGCAGCCTTGGCAGTCGATTTTATGGCGTGATCTTTATCAGTACACCTTAGACTTAGGGCAGTCTCATTATCATCGTGCCAATCTCTACGACAGTTTTATTTCCGCCTTAGCCAATGGTCAAGTGGATGTATCGATCTTGCCTAACCGGCTGTTTATTTTTGGTATTTCCTCATTGCCGCCTCGCTATATGGAAGCGTTAAAAGCCTTGGGTGAACACATTGATGTCCATTTAATGTTTACTAATCCCTGTCAGCACTATTGGGGGGACATTCGTGATAAGAAAACTCTCGCACGGATGGAAAGCCAGCGTCGCAAAAAGCTGATCTTAAAAGCGCAATCGATTGAAGTGGCTGGGGAAGTGTCGCCACTTAAAGGCTCAATCGACGATTATGCTACTGATGAGCTGCATACGGCGGGTGCAGTAGGCAACAGCTTATTGGCCTCAATGGGCAAACTGGGGCGCGATAATCTTTATCTGTTAGCCCAAAGCGATAATGAAGAGCACCAACTGTTTATCGATGTCGACCGCGATAATCTGCTACATCAACTGCAGGCGGATATTCTCAATCTCGAAGAGCATCAAAACGAACAACTGTTGGAAAGTAGCGACCACAAGCCACAAATCGACCGTGATGACCATTCGGTTACCTTCCATGCGTGCCATAGCCCGATGCGGGAAGTGGAAGTGTTACATGATCAATTGCTGGCGATGTTTGATCGTCATCCCGACTTAAAGCCGCGCGATATTATTGTGATGGTGTCGGACATCAATGCTTACAGCCCTTACATTCAAGCGGTGTTTGGTAATGCACCGGGTGATCGCTTTATTCCGTATTCGATTTCTGACCGTACTGCCGATCAAGAAAGCCCCATGCTGACGGCATTTCTGCAGTTGGTGAATCTTCCTCAATCGCGTTGTCTGGCTTCTGAGTTACTCGAACTGTTAGAAACCCCAGCGATGATGGCGCGTTTTGACCTCGATGAAGAGGAATTTGCCACTGCTAAATTATGGATAGAAGAGTCGGGCATTCGTTGGGGGCTGAATGAGACGACCGCTACAGAATTTGATCTGCCGAAAACCCAACAAAACACGTGGGAGTTTGGTATTGCTCGTATGTTACTTGGCTATGCAATGCCGCCAAGTGTCGACCTTTATGAGAACGAAGCGTTAGCTCTGGCTCCTTATAACGAAGTGCAGGGCATGAGTGCAGAATTAGCCGGTAAGTTAGCTCACTTTATTGAAACAGTGAGTCGATATCGCCGTCTGTTGAGTCAAACTCAATCGGTTGATGCGTGGCGTGAAGTGCTTTACACATTGCTCGTCGATTTCTTTGCTGTGGATCTGGAAGGTGAGCTAGCGCTGCAATCGATTCGTGACACCTTAACGCAATTGAAAGAGCAATTAGTTGATGCGCGTTACGAGCAGGATATTGCCCCGATCATCATCAGCCAGTACCTCAATAACAAGCTGTCGGGAACGCGAGTTAGTCAGCGTTTCTTAGCTGGGCAAGTGAACTTCTGTACCTTGATGCCAATGCGCTCGATTCCATTTAATGTCGTCTGCTTGCTGGGAATGAACGATGGTGTTTATCCACGTACTATGCCGCCGGAAGGGTTTGATTTAATGAATAATCGTACTCGACCGGGCGATCGTTCACGGCGCGATGACGACCGTTACCTGTTTTTGGAAGCCATGTTATCAGCACAAAAAACGCTGTATATCAGCTTTGTTGGGCGTTCAATACAGGACAACACTGAACGGGTTCCTTCTGTTTTAGTCAGCGAGTTACTCGAGTATTGCCAACAGAATTATGCGTTATTCGGCGATGAAGCCCTAGATAGTGACCAATCGGGTGAGCGCTTGGTTGACCATTTAGTACAGCATCATGCCATGGTACCGTTTAGCCCAGATAGCTTCTTGCGTGATGGCAGTTATGCGCGTGAATGGGTGCCAGCGGCGCTGCGTCAAGGCAGTGCTGCGGGTCAGTTTAATCTCCCGCTGGATGATTATTTGTTGGATGCCACCTTTCCTCTGGAACTGGATCTGGTCGAGTTGCAACGTTTTTGGCGTTTGCCAGTGCAGTACTTCTTTAATCGTCGCCTCAAAGTGCAATTTGAAATGCCACAAGCGGTGATGGAAGACGATGAGCCATTTGCTCTCGGCGGACTGGAAAGTTACCAATTACGTGATGAGCTTTTGGACTTACTGCTCAGTTGTCAAAGTGAAGTGGAGCAACAAGAGGCAATAGACCATTTCGCGAAACAGCAGCGTGCGCAGGGCAAACTGCCTGTGGGAGCATTTGGTACGTTGGAATTGGAAACCAACCGAGTTCAAACCCAAGAATTGGCGCAGCGGATTCGCTTTTTAACCGCGCAGCCACTTGAGGACATTGAGGTGAATGCTCAACTTAACTTCCTTGGTGAAGGTAAACCGATTCGACTCACCGGATGGCTAACTCAGGTCTATCAATCAGGGTTACTGCGTTACCGCAGCGGATCAATTCGGGCGCAAGATATTTTAGCGGCTTGGATTGATCATCTGTGCATGAGTTTAGCAGGGTACAGTAAATCGACGCATGTGATTGGTTACGATCGTAAAGAGGGCGTAGTGCATCAAATATTGCCACCGATGGCGTCGAAAGAAGAGGCAATCGCAATGCTCAATGAGCTGGTGCGTCTGTTCTATCAAGGGCTCACCGAGCCATTAGCCTATTTCCCTCGTACTGCACTGGCCTGTGTTGAAGCTGGATTCTCACGGGGTAATTGGGTTGATGATGAAGAGAAGTCATTGAAGAAAATGGCCGATACGTTTAACGATGGGTATATGACCACGGGGGAAGGCAATAATCCGTACATTCAACGTATTTGGCCACAGTGGAATGATGAACTAGCACAGCAAGTTCGTACCAACAGTGCGTTGGTGTTACAGACGCCGCGCTTGGCGATGCAAGATGGTATGGAACAATGATGGCGTTGAGTTTGGGAATGAAGCAGGAATTTGTGGCCGTCAGAAAATCGTTGTGTTGTGTAGGGTGTTTGCTGTACGGCCACGGGTCAGAGGGACCTGTAATTCGGTATCCGTCTGAAGGTGGTGACCACCATCAGCGCTAAGATGGATTGAATTCTATCGAGCACCGCGATGGTGCGCTGTGAACGATCTCTCACAAAAATAGGGCAACTTGCTGTTTTATGGTACTAAATACCAATATTGCAGCTTGGATCACATATGCTTTGGCTTAAGAATTTGAAAGGTAATACATCATGTCGGTAACGTCGCACATCGAACCTATCGCTTTGGATACGATGACTTTTCCATTGCATGGCGCACGGCTGATTGAAGCGTCTGCGGGGACAGGTAAAACCTTTACCATCGCTGGTTTGTATCTGCGTTTGATTTTGGGGCATGGCACGGCTGACACCCGTCATGCCATACCATTAACGGTTGATCAAATCTTGGTTGTGACCTTTACCGAAGCGGCAACGGCAGAGTTACGCGATCGTATTCGTGCGCGTATTCATGCCGCCAAAATGGCGTTTGCTCGCGGGGTCAGCGACGACCCTGTGATTAAGCCCTTGCTGGTGGAATACGATGACCATCCACTGGCGGTACAACTGCTAACCGAAGCGGAACGTCAGATGGATGAGGCGGCGGTGTATACCATCCATGGTTTTTGTCAGCGGATGCTCACGCAAAACGCGTTTGAATCGGGCAGTCGGTTTAATAACGAATTTGTAACCGATGAGAGTCATTTGAAAGCTCAGGTGGTGGCCGATTATTGGCGTCGTCAGTTTTATCCTTTACCGTTGCCTTTAGCCGCCGAAATTCGTCGTATGTGGGGTTCCCCTGCCGATTTGTTAGCGCGTATCAGTGGGTATTTGACTGGAGCACCACTGACCTTAACGACTCTACCTATGAGTGGTGATTTGGCACAGTTGCATCAGCAAAATTTACAGCGTATCGATGAATTGAAAGCCCTGTGGCGCGAACATGAATCGGATATCGAGGGGTGTATTGCCAACTCAGATGTGAATAAGCGCAGCTACACCAAAAAATCCCTACCTGAATGGATTGCTGCGGTGAGCCTGTGGGCGAGTTCTGAGACCACCGGTTACGATGTTCCCGATAAATTAGAACGTTTTTCTCAAGCGATTTTAATTGAAAAGACACCAAAAGGAACCGCACCTGAGCACCCGGTGTTTGGCGCCATTGAGCAGTTTTTAGCTCAGCCAGTCAATCTTGAAGCGCCACTGCTTGCCCATGCGATTAGCGAATGCCGTCAGATGCTGGCCAAAGCGAAACAGACCAAGCAGTGGCTCTCGTTTGATGACCTGCTTACTCAGCTTTCTGCCGCGTTGGAAAACGATGACGATGACATTTTGGCAGAGCGGATTCGCCAGCTTTATCCGGTAGCGATGATCGATGAATTCCAAGATACCGACCCATTGCAATACAGTATTTTTAGCCGTATTTACTTGGCGCATCCACAAACCGGCCTGTTTATGATCGGTGACCCGAAACAGGCGATTTATGCGTTTCGTGGCGCAGACATCTTTACCTATATTCGCGCGCGCAATCAGGTGTCAGCGCATTACACCTTGGGCACCAACTGGCGCTCAAGTGCGGATATGGTAGCGTGCGTCAACCAAGTGTTTGCTCGCCCAGATAGCCCTTTTATTTATGATGATGACATTCCATTCTATCCAGTTAATGCAAGCCCTAAGGCGGAGCAAAAAGGCTGGTTTATTGGTAACGAAAAGCAGCCTGCGTTGACTTATTGGTCGCCTGATACCGAAGGCTCTTTGATGACCAAAGGGGATTATCTCAAAATCATGGCTGAGGCGACGGCCAGCCAAATTCAGACTATTTTGAGTGCTGCGCAGCAAGACAATGCCACATTTAATCAAAACCAAAGTATCACGGCGGGCGACATTGCTGTACTGGTGAGAACCGGCAGTGAGGGGCGCATGGTAAAAGAGGCGCTGGCGGCACAAGGGATTGCCAGTGTCTATCTTTCTAACCGCGACAGCGTGTTTACCAGCAGTGTTGCGAGTGATATTCAGCGTTTGCTCCAAGCGGTATTGAACCCAGAAAATGACCGCACGCTAAGAGCGGCGTTGGCCAGTCCGCTATTTGCCTTGAATGCCAAGCAATTGGATGCGCTCAATAACGATGAGAACGTGTGGGAAAGTGCCGTTAATGAGTTTAAATCTTATCGCAAACTGTGGACTGAGCGTGGTGTATTGCCGATGCTACGCGCGGTACTGAGCTTGCGTCATATCGCTGAACGTTGGCTTGAAGAAGCGGATGGCGAGCGCCATTTGACCGATTACTTGCACATCGGTGAACTGCTGCAACAAGCCAATCAAGATATCGACAGTGACCACGGCTTGCTGCGTTGGTTAGCGCAGACCATGACCGATGTCGCGCAAGGTTTAGGTGGCAGTGATGACCAAATTCAGCGGTTAGAATCAGAACGTAACTTGGTGCAAATCGTCACGATTCACAAATCGAAAGGTTTGGAATATGACTTGGTCTTTTTGCCGTTTGTCATTGGCTATCGAGCCGCCTCTGAGGGGAAATATTACGATGCCTCAAGTGGTAAAACCATGTTAGATATTACCGGCAATGATGCGGCGTTAGCTCAAGCAGACAAAGAACGTTTAGCGGAAGATTTGCGTTTGATTTATGTGGCGTTAACCCGTGCAGTGTATGGCTGTTTTATCGGTGTCGCGCCACTGCGTAATGGTCGTTCAACCAAAGAGCCAACCGGGGTACATCAGAGTGCGATGGGCTTTTTGCTGCAAAATGGTCAAGAGGGGGGCATTGAATTACTGGCAAGTTCACTCTCTGCTGCGATTGCACATTTAAACGCGACAGTGGCAGAGCCACCCACAAGGCCTGAGCAACCGTATCAAGCCCAAGAGAATCCGCACGATTCTCTGCCAGTCAAAGAGTTGCAAACCTCGATTGATCGTCATTGGCGGATAACCAGCTATTCAGGTTTGGTGAAACAAGGCAGCCATCACAATGTGGATGCTACTGTCGAAATATCAGGCTTTGATATTGATTCTGCCGATGAACAAGATGAAACCTTACTGCTCGAACCTGAGCGGTCGATTTTTACCTTTCCGCGTGGAGCGCAGCCAGGGACGTTTTTACATAGTCTGTTTGAACAGGTGGAGTTTACTCAGCCGGCAGGGAGTGACAGTAACCAGCAAATCATTATTGAACTGATGGAAAGAGAGCAACTTGATCTCGAATGGTTACCCGTTCTAACACAACTGATTGATTCGGTTATGAATACTCCATTAGATGGTAACAAACTGTATTTAAGTGAAAAGACGCCACAGCAGCGCTTAGTGGAAATGGAGTTTTTACTACCGATTACGGTATTGGATGCCCCAGGGCTTAATCGGGTGACGCATCGTCATGACCCTTTGTCAGCTAAAGCGGGCGACCTCGGTTTTTATACTGTGCAGGGCATGCTTAAAGGTTTCATCGACTTAGTGTTTGAACATCAGGGCAAGTATTACGTGCTCGACTGGAAATCGAATCACTTGGGGGATGAGCCAGAGGCCTATCGCGGCGCGCGGCTTGAGCAAGCGATGGCAGAGCACCGCTACGATTTGCAGTACCAAATTTACTCACTAGCATTGCATCGTTTTTTGCGTAGTCGTCTTGCCGATTACGATTATGAACGTCACTTTGGTGGGGTTTATTATCTGTTTTTACGTGGGGTGGATGGCCAGCCTAATAATGGAATATTCCATGCCAAACCAAGTAACGCTTTCTTAACGGAGTTGGATAATTTGATTGATGGTCAAGAGCCGGATGTTCGTCAAACGTCTCAAGGTCAGATGGAGTTGGATCTATGAATACGTCAC
This genomic window from Vibrio tritonius contains:
- the recC gene encoding exodeoxyribonuclease V subunit gamma; the protein is MFTVYHSNKVDSLKILLVYLIKNDPLANPFDAEQILVQSPGMSQWLKMALAAELGVAANIDFPLPATFIWEMFTRILPDVPKRSAFNKEAMTWKLMERLPALLPRDEFAPLRRYLEQDDDQSKCYQLAEKIADIFDGYLVYRPDWIATWEAGEEVAELEGEQPWQSILWRDLYQYTLDLGQSHYHRANLYDSFISALANGQVDVSILPNRLFIFGISSLPPRYMEALKALGEHIDVHLMFTNPCQHYWGDIRDKKTLARMESQRRKKLILKAQSIEVAGEVSPLKGSIDDYATDELHTAGAVGNSLLASMGKLGRDNLYLLAQSDNEEHQLFIDVDRDNLLHQLQADILNLEEHQNEQLLESSDHKPQIDRDDHSVTFHACHSPMREVEVLHDQLLAMFDRHPDLKPRDIIVMVSDINAYSPYIQAVFGNAPGDRFIPYSISDRTADQESPMLTAFLQLVNLPQSRCLASELLELLETPAMMARFDLDEEEFATAKLWIEESGIRWGLNETTATEFDLPKTQQNTWEFGIARMLLGYAMPPSVDLYENEALALAPYNEVQGMSAELAGKLAHFIETVSRYRRLLSQTQSVDAWREVLYTLLVDFFAVDLEGELALQSIRDTLTQLKEQLVDARYEQDIAPIIISQYLNNKLSGTRVSQRFLAGQVNFCTLMPMRSIPFNVVCLLGMNDGVYPRTMPPEGFDLMNNRTRPGDRSRRDDDRYLFLEAMLSAQKTLYISFVGRSIQDNTERVPSVLVSELLEYCQQNYALFGDEALDSDQSGERLVDHLVQHHAMVPFSPDSFLRDGSYAREWVPAALRQGSAAGQFNLPLDDYLLDATFPLELDLVELQRFWRLPVQYFFNRRLKVQFEMPQAVMEDDEPFALGGLESYQLRDELLDLLLSCQSEVEQQEAIDHFAKQQRAQGKLPVGAFGTLELETNRVQTQELAQRIRFLTAQPLEDIEVNAQLNFLGEGKPIRLTGWLTQVYQSGLLRYRSGSIRAQDILAAWIDHLCMSLAGYSKSTHVIGYDRKEGVVHQILPPMASKEEAIAMLNELVRLFYQGLTEPLAYFPRTALACVEAGFSRGNWVDDEEKSLKKMADTFNDGYMTTGEGNNPYIQRIWPQWNDELAQQVRTNSALVLQTPRLAMQDGMEQ
- the recB gene encoding exodeoxyribonuclease V subunit beta, with product MSVTSHIEPIALDTMTFPLHGARLIEASAGTGKTFTIAGLYLRLILGHGTADTRHAIPLTVDQILVVTFTEAATAELRDRIRARIHAAKMAFARGVSDDPVIKPLLVEYDDHPLAVQLLTEAERQMDEAAVYTIHGFCQRMLTQNAFESGSRFNNEFVTDESHLKAQVVADYWRRQFYPLPLPLAAEIRRMWGSPADLLARISGYLTGAPLTLTTLPMSGDLAQLHQQNLQRIDELKALWREHESDIEGCIANSDVNKRSYTKKSLPEWIAAVSLWASSETTGYDVPDKLERFSQAILIEKTPKGTAPEHPVFGAIEQFLAQPVNLEAPLLAHAISECRQMLAKAKQTKQWLSFDDLLTQLSAALENDDDDILAERIRQLYPVAMIDEFQDTDPLQYSIFSRIYLAHPQTGLFMIGDPKQAIYAFRGADIFTYIRARNQVSAHYTLGTNWRSSADMVACVNQVFARPDSPFIYDDDIPFYPVNASPKAEQKGWFIGNEKQPALTYWSPDTEGSLMTKGDYLKIMAEATASQIQTILSAAQQDNATFNQNQSITAGDIAVLVRTGSEGRMVKEALAAQGIASVYLSNRDSVFTSSVASDIQRLLQAVLNPENDRTLRAALASPLFALNAKQLDALNNDENVWESAVNEFKSYRKLWTERGVLPMLRAVLSLRHIAERWLEEADGERHLTDYLHIGELLQQANQDIDSDHGLLRWLAQTMTDVAQGLGGSDDQIQRLESERNLVQIVTIHKSKGLEYDLVFLPFVIGYRAASEGKYYDASSGKTMLDITGNDAALAQADKERLAEDLRLIYVALTRAVYGCFIGVAPLRNGRSTKEPTGVHQSAMGFLLQNGQEGGIELLASSLSAAIAHLNATVAEPPTRPEQPYQAQENPHDSLPVKELQTSIDRHWRITSYSGLVKQGSHHNVDATVEISGFDIDSADEQDETLLLEPERSIFTFPRGAQPGTFLHSLFEQVEFTQPAGSDSNQQIIIELMEREQLDLEWLPVLTQLIDSVMNTPLDGNKLYLSEKTPQQRLVEMEFLLPITVLDAPGLNRVTHRHDPLSAKAGDLGFYTVQGMLKGFIDLVFEHQGKYYVLDWKSNHLGDEPEAYRGARLEQAMAEHRYDLQYQIYSLALHRFLRSRLADYDYERHFGGVYYLFLRGVDGQPNNGIFHAKPSNAFLTELDNLIDGQEPDVRQTSQGQMELDL